One window of Paludibacter propionicigenes WB4 genomic DNA carries:
- a CDS encoding thioredoxin-like domain-containing protein yields MKKTLAIILVLAGLYSCKQHNKFHISGKIADAKGEMLYFEHSGLMKTTVIDSTKLGTNGEFSFKSTRPAYPDFYRLRLSNDKIITFAVDSCEDISIEAKSARFATDYKLTGSETSLQIQKLRQSVMDIQEKANLLATISPEKQNAEIEKIEQQIEAHKKIAEALILKNPRSLAAYFALYQKVNNSFLFSPYIKSDKAYYAAVATSFNSFMPDYDRSKNIYSLVLDAIKTERTQRGKEAWKEVLAKHSTGYIDIALPDKNNVVRKLSQLEGKVILIDFSTHEVSESVDYTFALRELYNKYHNRGFEIYQISLDQNKSLWKQSVANIPWVCVRDEDGPNTRVISSYNVSIVPTTFLMNRKGIIIGRDFSLEDLKSEIEKSL; encoded by the coding sequence ATGAAAAAAACACTTGCCATCATCCTTGTTTTAGCAGGATTATATTCTTGTAAACAACATAATAAATTTCATATCAGTGGAAAAATAGCTGATGCAAAAGGAGAAATGTTGTATTTCGAGCACAGTGGTTTAATGAAAACGACAGTCATTGATTCAACTAAACTAGGCACTAATGGTGAATTTAGTTTTAAGTCAACACGTCCTGCATATCCGGATTTTTATCGCTTAAGACTAAGTAACGATAAAATTATCACATTTGCTGTAGACTCATGTGAGGACATAAGTATCGAAGCAAAATCTGCGAGATTTGCTACCGACTACAAGTTAACCGGTTCCGAGACCTCTTTACAGATACAGAAGCTCCGTCAATCGGTCATGGATATTCAGGAAAAAGCAAACCTGTTGGCTACCATTAGTCCTGAAAAGCAAAATGCTGAAATAGAAAAAATCGAACAGCAAATTGAAGCCCATAAAAAGATAGCAGAAGCTCTAATCCTCAAGAACCCTCGTTCGTTAGCGGCGTATTTTGCTCTTTATCAAAAAGTAAACAACTCGTTCTTGTTTTCTCCTTACATAAAATCCGACAAGGCATATTATGCTGCCGTAGCTACTTCATTCAACTCATTTATGCCGGATTATGACAGGAGTAAAAATATCTACAGCTTGGTTTTGGATGCTATTAAAACAGAAAGGACTCAAAGGGGAAAAGAAGCATGGAAAGAAGTTTTAGCAAAACATTCAACCGGCTACATAGACATTGCATTGCCTGACAAGAATAATGTAGTACGCAAACTTTCTCAGTTAGAGGGCAAAGTTATTTTAATTGACTTCTCTACACATGAGGTTTCCGAAAGTGTCGATTACACTTTTGCTCTTCGTGAATTGTATAATAAATACCACAATCGGGGTTTTGAAATTTACCAAATATCGTTGGATCAAAACAAATCGCTGTGGAAACAATCTGTCGCAAATATACCTTGGGTATGCGTTCGCGATGAGGATGGACCTAATACAAGAGTTATATCTTCGTACAATGTATCAATCGTCCCAACTACATTTTTAATGAATAGAAAAGGGATAATTATCGGAAGGGATTTCAGTTTAGAAGATTTAAAGAGCGAGATAGAGAAGTCACTCTAA
- the purE gene encoding 5-(carboxyamino)imidazole ribonucleotide mutase: MKPKVSIIMGSTSDLPVMEKAAALLNEFEIPFEINALSAHRTPREVEKFATNACENGIQVIIAAAGMAAHLPGVIASMTTVPVIGVPINASLDGMDALLAIVQMPPGIPVATVGINGALNAGILAVQMLAVGDAELQKKLSKYKDNLKQKIVEANEQLSQVKYKFKTN, translated from the coding sequence ATGAAACCGAAAGTTAGTATAATCATGGGTAGCACTTCAGATTTACCCGTTATGGAAAAAGCTGCTGCACTGCTTAACGAATTTGAGATTCCATTCGAAATAAATGCACTATCAGCTCATAGAACTCCGCGCGAAGTGGAGAAATTTGCTACAAATGCCTGCGAAAATGGAATACAAGTTATAATTGCAGCCGCCGGTATGGCAGCGCACCTTCCGGGTGTTATTGCTTCTATGACAACTGTCCCTGTAATCGGTGTTCCAATTAACGCAAGTCTTGATGGCATGGATGCTTTATTAGCCATAGTACAAATGCCTCCGGGTATTCCTGTTGCAACTGTTGGAATAAACGGAGCTTTGAATGCGGGAATCTTGGCAGTACAAATGTTGGCTGTAGGTGATGCTGAGCTGCAAAAGAAACTGAGCAAGTACAAAGACAATCTGAAACAAAAAATTGTTGAAGCAAACGAGCAACTCTCTCAGGTAAAATACAAATTCAAAACGAATTAA
- the gcvH gene encoding glycine cleavage system protein GcvH — MNVPANLKYTKEHEWIRLEGTTAFVGITDYAQSELGEIVFVEVETVGETLAEGDVFGTVEAVKTVSDLYLPIDGKILEFNEGLEDKPELVNEDPYGEGWMIKIEVSDAAQAESLLSASEYEALIGA, encoded by the coding sequence ATGAATGTACCAGCAAATTTAAAGTATACAAAAGAGCATGAATGGATTCGTTTAGAAGGTACCACTGCTTTTGTAGGAATTACTGATTATGCCCAAAGTGAATTAGGCGAAATTGTTTTTGTCGAAGTTGAAACTGTAGGTGAAACACTTGCAGAGGGAGACGTTTTCGGAACAGTTGAAGCCGTTAAAACCGTTTCGGATTTATACTTGCCAATCGATGGCAAAATTTTGGAATTCAATGAAGGCTTGGAAGACAAACCTGAGTTGGTTAACGAAGATCCGTATGGTGAAGGTTGGATGATAAAAATCGAAGTTTCTGATGCCGCACAGGCTGAATCACTCCTTTCTGCATCTGAATACGAAGCATTAATTGGAGCCTAA
- a CDS encoding endonuclease/exonuclease/phosphatase family protein: protein MFGRILVKWVMIASNIFAATLMLVILIGSVLSPAKFVLPAYCTLAFPAIIVANIGFVVFWLLARKWLFLLSLSLLIFSASEINNTYPVHLGNINQQSETTSGTFKLLSYNTKMCGDLKKHTAENHNKVIQYAIDSNADIICLQEFTVSGSNEYLTMEDINKAFAKYPYKHIQFRQKNSKENGVATFSKFPIVSKQKINYPSAYNNSILSDININGKIVRVINNHLESNRLTEYDKAMPAKLKNNWDTNKLTRVTRHFTNKLGSAFKIRAVQADTVAGVIANSPYKVIVCGDFNDVPSSYTYTKVKGSLKDAFAETGTGLGWTFNERYYHFRIDYVFFDPTAYSIIDYKTDKVNYSDHYPVLCQIKINNN, encoded by the coding sequence ATGTTTGGAAGGATTTTAGTAAAATGGGTAATGATAGCCTCAAATATATTTGCAGCTACTCTTATGCTCGTTATTTTAATTGGTTCGGTACTGAGTCCTGCTAAATTTGTTTTACCCGCTTATTGCACGCTTGCTTTTCCGGCTATTATCGTTGCGAATATCGGATTTGTTGTATTTTGGCTTTTAGCCCGCAAGTGGCTATTTTTGTTATCTCTAAGTCTTTTAATTTTTTCAGCATCCGAAATCAATAATACTTACCCTGTACATCTGGGAAATATCAATCAACAATCTGAAACTACTTCTGGAACATTTAAATTACTGTCATACAACACTAAAATGTGTGGAGATTTAAAGAAACACACTGCAGAAAATCACAACAAGGTCATTCAGTATGCAATAGATTCGAATGCAGATATAATTTGTTTACAAGAGTTCACAGTGAGTGGCAGCAATGAATATCTCACCATGGAAGATATAAATAAAGCTTTTGCGAAATATCCATACAAGCATATTCAATTCAGGCAGAAAAACAGTAAAGAGAATGGAGTAGCCACCTTCTCTAAATTTCCAATTGTCAGCAAACAAAAAATCAATTATCCGTCAGCATACAATAATTCAATTCTTTCGGATATAAATATCAACGGCAAAATTGTTCGGGTTATCAATAATCATCTGGAATCTAACAGATTGACTGAATACGATAAAGCAATGCCCGCTAAACTCAAAAATAACTGGGACACAAATAAGTTAACACGGGTAACGAGGCATTTTACGAATAAACTTGGATCTGCTTTCAAAATAAGGGCAGTTCAGGCAGATACAGTGGCTGGGGTAATTGCCAATTCACCATACAAGGTTATCGTTTGTGGTGATTTCAACGACGTTCCGTCTTCCTATACTTACACCAAAGTTAAAGGCTCTTTGAAAGATGCCTTTGCCGAGACAGGAACAGGACTAGGGTGGACTTTCAACGAAAGATATTATCATTTCCGAATTGATTATGTCTTTTTTGACCCAACTGCATATTCAATAATTGATTATAAAACGGACAAAGTGAACTACTCCGATCATTACCCGGTTTTGTGTCAGATTAAAATCAACAACAATTAA
- a CDS encoding rhomboid family protein: MDAFEKLKLTFRQGNSLIKLIYINVGIFIIINVLDILLKLFKISPEINFADYFKVPSNVSLLLTQFWSVFSYMFLHESLSHIFFNMFSLFWFGRIFLLYFSEKQLVGLYVIGGLVAALTYVSAFNLIPYYAPLVSQSLLLGASGSIMAIIVATAFQSPNMELQLLFIGNVKLKYIAAVAVLTSFFGLTSNNSGGQLAHLGGALAGYIFVVSLHQGTDLSKGVSRILDVFSNLFRPKKLKVKTNPNYRKAKMTDAEFNANKARKMAEIDKILDKIKTSGYESLSTEEKKRLFEQGNKN, from the coding sequence ATGGATGCTTTCGAAAAACTCAAGCTTACTTTCCGTCAGGGAAATTCGCTTATAAAACTCATTTACATCAATGTCGGCATATTTATAATTATAAATGTGCTAGACATATTACTCAAACTATTCAAAATTTCTCCAGAAATAAACTTCGCGGATTATTTCAAAGTACCTTCTAATGTAAGTTTGCTCTTAACTCAGTTTTGGTCAGTTTTTTCTTACATGTTTTTACATGAGAGTCTTTCACATATTTTTTTCAATATGTTCTCCCTCTTCTGGTTTGGCAGAATTTTCTTATTGTATTTTTCTGAAAAACAATTAGTAGGACTTTATGTAATTGGGGGTTTGGTTGCTGCCCTGACCTATGTTTCTGCATTCAATTTAATTCCTTATTATGCGCCTCTTGTCAGTCAGAGTCTGTTACTGGGAGCTTCCGGATCTATCATGGCTATCATTGTTGCGACAGCATTCCAATCGCCTAACATGGAATTACAACTTCTTTTTATCGGTAATGTAAAATTGAAATACATTGCCGCCGTGGCCGTTTTAACCAGTTTCTTTGGTTTAACATCGAACAACTCGGGAGGTCAATTAGCACATCTTGGCGGAGCTTTGGCGGGTTATATATTTGTTGTATCTTTGCATCAAGGTACAGATTTGAGCAAAGGAGTCAGTAGAATACTGGATGTATTTTCAAACCTGTTTCGCCCTAAAAAACTGAAAGTTAAGACAAATCCTAACTATCGGAAAGCAAAGATGACTGATGCAGAGTTTAATGCAAATAAAGCCCGAAAAATGGCGGAAATTGACAAAATTCTGGACAAGATTAAAACTTCGGGATACGAAAGTTTATCGACGGAAGAAAAAAAACGTTTATTTGAACAGGGGAACAAAAACTAG
- a CDS encoding rhomboid family intramembrane serine protease, protein MNNYRSSFLSSIPPVVKNLIAINLILWLASVLTPGLLSRFGAGTELSDILGMHYWASSKFNPAQLITYMFMHGGFEHLFFNMFALYMFGGILERLWGPKRFLFYYLVTGVGAAIIQQAFWSIEYHSVIKALDDAISANSGQVLLNSSSSIGQYFRLENISSFDAPALIEMKRLFLNMPITVGASGAVFGLLLAFGWLFPNQELYVMFIPIPIKAKYFVFFYGIIELFMGVAQFSGDSIAHFAHLGGMLFGAILIMYWKKKRLF, encoded by the coding sequence ATGAACAATTACAGGTCATCTTTTCTAAGCTCTATACCACCGGTTGTAAAAAATTTAATTGCTATAAATTTAATATTATGGCTTGCAAGTGTACTAACCCCGGGTTTACTAAGCCGTTTTGGAGCAGGCACCGAATTATCAGACATCCTGGGAATGCACTATTGGGCATCCTCAAAATTTAATCCGGCACAATTAATCACCTACATGTTCATGCATGGTGGCTTTGAACACCTCTTCTTTAATATGTTTGCTCTATACATGTTTGGTGGCATTCTTGAACGATTATGGGGTCCTAAACGTTTTCTGTTTTATTATTTAGTCACAGGCGTTGGAGCTGCTATTATTCAACAGGCTTTCTGGTCTATCGAATATCATTCAGTCATTAAAGCTCTGGACGATGCAATATCAGCAAACTCTGGACAAGTTCTACTTAACAGTTCAAGCAGTATAGGTCAATATTTCAGGTTAGAGAATATATCTTCGTTTGATGCTCCGGCCTTAATTGAGATGAAACGGTTGTTTTTAAACATGCCTATCACCGTCGGTGCCTCGGGAGCAGTATTTGGGTTACTTTTGGCATTTGGTTGGTTATTTCCTAATCAGGAACTTTACGTTATGTTTATTCCGATTCCGATAAAAGCAAAATACTTCGTATTCTTTTATGGAATTATTGAATTATTCATGGGTGTTGCACAATTTTCAGGTGATAGCATAGCCCATTTTGCTCATTTGGGTGGAATGCTTTTTGGCGCTATTCTGATAATGTACTGGAAAAAGAAAAGACTTTTTTAA
- a CDS encoding HU family DNA-binding protein, whose amino-acid sequence MNKAELINAIAAEAGLSKADAKKALDAVVKSVSDALVAGDKVSLVGFGTFSVSERSARSGINPATKQPIKIAAKKVAKFKAGAELTAAVN is encoded by the coding sequence ATGAACAAAGCAGAATTAATCAATGCCATCGCTGCTGAAGCAGGTCTAAGTAAAGCTGACGCAAAAAAAGCTCTTGACGCAGTAGTTAAAAGTGTATCTGACGCCCTTGTTGCAGGCGATAAAGTTAGTTTAGTTGGTTTCGGTACTTTCTCAGTATCTGAACGTTCGGCTCGCTCGGGCATCAACCCAGCTACAAAGCAACCAATCAAAATTGCTGCAAAAAAAGTTGCTAAATTTAAAGCGGGAGCTGAATTGACAGCTGCAGTAAACTAA
- a CDS encoding DJ-1 family glyoxalase III: protein MKAYIFLADGFEEIEAIAPIDIFRRAKIEVATVSISENRIVQGAHGIPVIADFLFTQTDFSDNDILYLPGGMPGTKNLDAHTGLKKLINRQIADNKNLAAICAAPSILGKMGLLEGKEATCYPGFEDQLHGAILSKNKIVKSGNIHSAKGAGVAVQFALKLVEELKGREEAQKLADSICL from the coding sequence ATGAAAGCTTATATATTCCTCGCTGATGGTTTTGAAGAAATTGAAGCCATTGCCCCTATCGACATATTCAGACGTGCCAAAATAGAAGTTGCGACTGTTTCTATCTCCGAAAACAGAATAGTACAAGGTGCGCATGGAATCCCCGTCATAGCCGATTTTCTGTTTACACAAACAGATTTTTCAGACAATGATATATTGTACCTTCCCGGCGGAATGCCCGGAACAAAAAATCTGGATGCTCACACAGGTCTGAAGAAACTAATTAACAGACAAATTGCTGACAACAAAAATCTCGCTGCTATTTGTGCTGCTCCGTCTATATTAGGCAAAATGGGACTTCTTGAAGGAAAAGAAGCTACATGTTACCCCGGGTTTGAAGATCAACTGCACGGTGCAATATTATCTAAGAATAAAATTGTAAAGTCAGGAAATATACATTCAGCCAAAGGAGCAGGCGTCGCAGTGCAATTTGCGTTGAAACTGGTTGAAGAATTAAAAGGTCGGGAGGAAGCTCAGAAACTGGCCGATTCTATCTGTCTGTAA
- a CDS encoding energy transducer TonB family protein → MTYTFSKSQSFNQTNTNHLRKSNIYALIGSSLSCLIIFLILWFAVLPSLTQKPVEEGLMVAFGDSDDGGGSGEMSAGSATPFKPMVERTQPQQVRQATTTSKAVDEKFMTQQNNSVAIAEQNEKKRIKKEQEEQELQQQQLNKRIAEQKRKEQEAINKASSVNGLFGNGNGSKSGTGSGNGTGKGIGNGSGNGIQGNPAGRGTSGVGSSFRLGNRSYAGNPAKPNYPKDIEGKITVNIRVDENGVVTGTSIGSPTTISDAEMRREAMSAANKTKFTQGKGIETGTITYNYKLE, encoded by the coding sequence ATGACATATACGTTTAGCAAGTCACAGTCTTTTAATCAGACGAATACAAACCATCTGAGAAAGTCAAATATTTACGCTTTAATCGGATCTTCTTTGTCTTGCCTGATAATATTTCTGATATTGTGGTTTGCCGTTTTGCCATCGCTCACCCAAAAACCTGTAGAAGAAGGTCTTATGGTTGCTTTTGGCGATAGCGACGATGGAGGTGGCTCAGGAGAAATGTCGGCAGGAAGTGCCACACCCTTCAAGCCGATGGTGGAACGCACCCAACCTCAACAAGTCAGGCAAGCCACTACTACTTCAAAAGCAGTGGACGAAAAGTTTATGACCCAACAAAACAACTCTGTTGCCATTGCCGAACAAAACGAGAAGAAACGCATTAAAAAAGAACAGGAAGAGCAGGAATTACAACAGCAACAATTAAACAAACGGATAGCCGAGCAAAAAAGAAAAGAACAGGAAGCTATCAACAAGGCCAGTTCGGTAAACGGTTTGTTCGGTAACGGAAATGGAAGCAAAAGCGGTACCGGCTCCGGAAATGGAACAGGAAAAGGCATTGGTAACGGTTCCGGCAACGGAATACAGGGAAATCCGGCCGGTAGAGGAACTTCGGGCGTAGGCTCAAGTTTCAGACTCGGAAACCGCTCTTATGCAGGAAACCCTGCTAAACCTAATTATCCGAAAGACATCGAAGGAAAAATAACTGTCAATATCAGAGTCGATGAAAACGGCGTGGTAACCGGAACTTCCATCGGTTCGCCTACTACTATTTCTGACGCAGAAATGCGCAGAGAAGCCATGTCCGCCGCCAACAAAACAAAATTTACCCAAGGCAAAGGTATTGAGACAGGAACTATCACTTACAACTATAAATTAGAATAA
- a CDS encoding pyridoxine 5'-phosphate synthase — protein MTKLSVNINKVATIRNARGGNVPNVCQVALDCEKFGAEGITVHPRPDERHIRYADVWDLKPLLKTEFNIEGYPSPDFIKLVKSVKPHQVTLVPDPPEAITSSAGWDTITHLEFLKEVVADFQSVGIRVSIFIDTDLKNIEFAAKTGTDRVELYTEPYATDYPKDREKAIAPFVAAAKLAKGLGLGLNAGHDLSLENLAYMHKFIPWIDEVSIGHALIADALYFGLEDTIKRYKKQLE, from the coding sequence ATGACAAAACTAAGCGTTAATATCAATAAAGTAGCTACCATTCGAAATGCCAGAGGCGGAAATGTTCCTAATGTATGCCAGGTGGCCTTAGACTGTGAGAAATTTGGAGCCGAAGGAATTACAGTTCATCCCCGCCCCGACGAAAGACACATACGATATGCCGATGTATGGGATTTGAAGCCGCTGCTAAAAACCGAATTCAACATAGAAGGCTATCCATCGCCCGACTTTATAAAGCTTGTCAAATCCGTAAAACCACATCAGGTTACATTAGTACCTGATCCGCCAGAAGCCATCACCTCAAGTGCCGGTTGGGATACAATCACCCATCTGGAATTTCTGAAAGAAGTGGTTGCCGATTTTCAAAGCGTAGGAATAAGAGTTTCGATATTTATTGACACTGACCTGAAGAATATTGAGTTCGCGGCTAAAACCGGAACTGACCGTGTAGAGTTATATACCGAACCCTACGCCACTGATTACCCAAAAGATCGGGAGAAAGCTATAGCCCCATTTGTAGCTGCAGCTAAACTTGCCAAAGGACTGGGGCTTGGACTCAACGCAGGACATGATTTAAGTCTTGAAAATCTGGCCTACATGCATAAATTTATCCCCTGGATAGACGAAGTCTCAATTGGGCATGCTCTTATTGCGGATGCTTTATATTTTGGACTTGAAGACACAATAAAGCGTTACAAAAAGCAGTTAGAGTAA
- a CDS encoding NAD kinase, protein MRIALFGNIYRSVLLSHVQILFEYFESKDVVLLLNKELYEFVSEHGACDMTRTEIILDDNFEADIALSIGGDGTFLNTAARIGRKQIPILGINTGRLGFLADVSTEEIVPALDAVLAKKYSIQDRTLLAVETSDGTAFDYPYALNEVSVLKQDSSSMMSITASVNGEKVHTYHADGLLVSTPTGSTAYSMSVGGPLVVPEAGNFILSPIASHSLNVRPLIVPDTWTFELEVSSRSQCYLVALDGRSMVLDLSTKLKITKADYTIKVIKQLNHTFFDTLKNKLMWGVDKRN, encoded by the coding sequence ATGAGAATAGCCCTTTTTGGAAATATCTATCGGAGTGTGTTGCTGTCGCATGTTCAGATTTTGTTTGAGTATTTTGAAAGTAAGGATGTTGTGCTTTTGCTCAATAAGGAATTGTATGAATTTGTGAGTGAGCATGGCGCTTGTGACATGACGCGTACTGAAATTATTCTGGATGATAATTTCGAAGCTGATATAGCATTGAGTATTGGAGGTGATGGTACATTTCTGAATACTGCTGCCAGAATCGGTCGAAAGCAAATCCCCATTTTAGGCATTAACACCGGACGTTTGGGTTTTTTGGCCGATGTGTCGACGGAGGAAATTGTGCCGGCGCTGGATGCTGTTCTGGCAAAAAAATACAGCATACAGGACAGAACGTTGCTTGCTGTTGAAACCTCGGATGGTACAGCTTTTGACTATCCGTATGCGTTGAATGAGGTTTCGGTTTTAAAGCAGGACAGCTCGTCTATGATGAGTATTACGGCCAGTGTAAATGGCGAGAAGGTTCACACTTACCATGCCGATGGTTTGCTGGTGTCTACTCCAACAGGTTCGACGGCCTATTCGATGAGCGTGGGCGGTCCATTGGTAGTTCCTGAAGCTGGGAATTTCATTTTGTCGCCCATTGCTTCACATAGTTTGAATGTTAGGCCGCTGATAGTTCCCGATACATGGACGTTTGAGCTGGAAGTCAGTAGTCGTAGTCAGTGTTATCTGGTGGCGTTGGATGGGCGTTCAATGGTGTTGGATCTTTCCACTAAACTAAAGATTACCAAGGCGGATTATACAATTAAAGTCATTAAGCAATTGAATCATACTTTTTTCGATACATTGAAAAATAAGTTGATGTGGGGAGTGGATAAGAGAAATTAA
- the fmt gene encoding methionyl-tRNA formyltransferase, with translation MRIVFMGTPDFAVASLKILVENKYDVVGVITMPDKPAGRGHKVQYSAVKQYALEQNLRLLQPEKLRDEAFLEELRSLQADLQIVVAFRMLPEVVWDMPKYGTFNLHASLLPQYRGAAPINWAIINGDKETGATTFFLTHEIDTGKIIQQEKIAIAETDNAGIVHDKLMEMGAKLVKKTVDMLIEGKIDAVDQAQFIHSGVELKAAPKIFKETCQIDLLWGVERVYNFVRGLSPYPAAWVELQFPGQAETVVLKVYETEKEFEKHDLAVGTIVTDGKKSAKIALTDGFIQLKSVQAPGKKRMEIGELLRGMRF, from the coding sequence ATGAGAATAGTTTTTATGGGCACACCGGATTTTGCGGTGGCGAGCCTGAAAATATTGGTTGAGAATAAATATGATGTTGTTGGGGTGATTACCATGCCCGATAAACCTGCCGGACGTGGACACAAAGTTCAGTATTCGGCGGTAAAACAATACGCGTTGGAGCAAAACCTGCGATTGCTGCAACCCGAGAAATTAAGAGACGAAGCTTTTTTGGAAGAATTACGCAGTTTGCAAGCCGATCTGCAAATTGTGGTGGCATTCCGCATGTTGCCTGAGGTGGTTTGGGATATGCCAAAATACGGAACATTCAACTTGCATGCTTCGCTGCTTCCGCAATATCGCGGTGCTGCACCCATCAATTGGGCTATCATTAATGGTGATAAAGAAACCGGTGCAACGACTTTTTTCCTTACCCACGAAATTGATACGGGTAAGATTATCCAACAAGAGAAAATTGCCATTGCCGAAACCGATAATGCGGGCATTGTGCACGATAAGCTGATGGAAATGGGAGCGAAGCTGGTGAAGAAAACGGTGGATATGCTTATCGAAGGCAAAATTGATGCGGTTGATCAGGCTCAATTTATTCATTCGGGCGTAGAGCTAAAAGCAGCTCCTAAAATTTTCAAAGAAACTTGTCAGATAGATTTATTGTGGGGTGTGGAGCGGGTTTATAATTTTGTTCGTGGACTGTCGCCTTATCCGGCAGCGTGGGTGGAACTTCAGTTTCCGGGACAAGCTGAAACCGTTGTGCTGAAAGTTTATGAAACGGAAAAAGAATTTGAAAAGCACGACTTGGCGGTAGGTACTATTGTAACCGACGGAAAGAAATCTGCTAAGATTGCTTTGACTGACGGATTTATTCAATTAAAATCGGTTCAGGCGCCGGGCAAAAAACGCATGGAAATAGGAGAATTGTTGCGCGGAATGCGGTTTTGA
- a CDS encoding RidA family protein produces MKKIINTVNAPAAIGPYSQAVEANGTLYISGQLPINPAVGKIEATDITAQTEQAFAYINAILTEAGYTFADVVKSTVFLSDIADFAGMNEVYKKYYQTECPARSAFAVKALPLGALVEIETIAVK; encoded by the coding sequence ATGAAGAAAATTATCAACACAGTAAATGCTCCGGCCGCCATTGGCCCATACAGTCAGGCAGTTGAAGCAAACGGAACTTTGTATATTTCAGGACAATTACCTATAAATCCAGCAGTAGGAAAAATTGAGGCAACTGATATTACTGCACAAACCGAACAGGCTTTTGCCTATATCAATGCAATTCTGACTGAGGCAGGATATACGTTTGCTGATGTAGTGAAGTCGACAGTTTTCCTGTCGGACATTGCCGATTTTGCAGGTATGAACGAAGTGTACAAGAAATACTACCAAACAGAATGCCCCGCTCGTTCGGCATTTGCAGTGAAGGCTTTGCCACTGGGTGCTTTGGTAGAGATTGAAACGATAGCGGTGAAATAA